A DNA window from Pseudomonas resinovorans NBRC 106553 contains the following coding sequences:
- a CDS encoding class I SAM-dependent methyltransferase produces MSSNALYTDLSSYYDLMCADIDYRAQSHSVHRLQQLFGNQGRRHLDLACGTGPHVRHFLDFGYRSAGLDINQPMLDIAQLRCPEAQFSRQDMADFQVGESVDLITCFLYSIHYNASLERLRACLSSVHGALADNGVFCFNAVDKRQIDNRSFVRHSLDHQGSHFVFGSSWYYSGEGEQQALRLRIEKTEAGVTQAWQDEHAMVALDFIELQQLLQPLFEVQVFEHDYERITPWGGASGNALFVCVKR; encoded by the coding sequence ATGTCCTCCAACGCGCTGTACACCGACCTGTCCTCCTACTACGACCTGATGTGCGCCGACATCGACTACCGGGCGCAGAGCCACAGCGTGCACCGGCTGCAGCAGCTGTTTGGCAACCAGGGGCGCAGGCACCTGGACCTGGCCTGTGGCACCGGGCCCCACGTCCGCCACTTCCTCGACTTCGGCTACCGCAGCGCCGGCCTGGACATCAACCAGCCGATGCTGGACATCGCCCAGTTGCGCTGCCCCGAGGCGCAGTTCAGCCGGCAGGACATGGCGGACTTCCAGGTGGGTGAGTCGGTGGACCTGATCACCTGCTTTCTTTACTCCATCCACTACAACGCCAGCCTGGAACGGCTGCGGGCGTGCCTGTCCAGCGTGCACGGCGCACTCGCGGACAACGGCGTGTTCTGCTTCAACGCGGTGGACAAGCGGCAGATCGACAACCGCTCCTTCGTGCGCCATAGCCTGGATCACCAGGGCAGCCACTTCGTGTTCGGCTCCAGCTGGTACTACAGCGGCGAGGGCGAGCAACAGGCGCTGCGCCTGCGCATCGAGAAGACCGAGGCGGGCGTGACCCAGGCCTGGCAGGACGAACATGCCATGGTCGCCCTGGATTTCATCGAGCTGCAGCAGCTGTTGCAGCCGCTTTTCGAGGTGCAGGTCTTCGAGCATGACTACGAGCGGATCACGCCCTGGGGCGGCGCCTCCGGGAATGCCTTGTTCGTCTGCGTGAAGCGCTAG
- a CDS encoding DUF6130 family protein — MPLALRPPFTLALVVFGCLAASTQGATDTNPPPAILPLASEVAPRIIAYPPLAEPLARGVVIIQYRTEHARIMPVFGKEAGEVSPRLGHLHVTVDDWKGTWAHTSEDPIILVGLVPGPHRILLEVADPTHKILTSTTVNFVVPATKPADAPHMDEGHAVKP; from the coding sequence ATGCCCCTCGCTCTCAGGCCGCCGTTCACCCTGGCCCTGGTCGTGTTCGGCTGCCTGGCGGCGAGCACTCAAGGAGCAACGGACACCAATCCGCCACCGGCCATACTTCCCCTGGCGTCCGAGGTGGCGCCGCGAATAATCGCCTATCCGCCGCTTGCGGAGCCGCTCGCCCGTGGCGTTGTCATCATCCAGTATCGGACCGAGCACGCCAGGATCATGCCGGTGTTCGGCAAAGAGGCCGGTGAGGTTTCACCCCGGCTCGGTCACCTGCATGTGACGGTGGACGACTGGAAAGGGACCTGGGCGCACACCAGTGAAGACCCGATCATCCTGGTTGGACTGGTGCCCGGGCCCCACAGGATTCTGCTCGAAGTGGCCGACCCGACCCACAAGATACTCACCAGTACGACAGTGAACTTCGTCGTTCCGGCGACCAAACCAGCGGACGCCCCTCACATGGACGAGGGTCATGCAGTAAAACCATGA
- a CDS encoding MFS transporter yields the protein MFALTKAFGPIYAATLLMQLGSSLLMTYLALRLDTAGVAEVWGGALMAANALGMVVGGRVGYWLIARVSHVRAFVVGAGVIVSAVLSHQLSDWLPLWLALRFIVGTAMMCQMMVIESWLNGCAPPDRRGGALSLYMVASYVGMMLGQLLLGLDHGLGALVLSGVAIAFAIGMVPMALHTGAQPSAISQVRIRPMLYIRRLPQALGTVLVSGLLNGCFYGLTPIFAAQLGFTPSEVGQFMALGIAAGLVAQLPLGMLSDRYSRVALIRVIAILLCVAYLPLAVFDAPGAGWVMLAGAAIGFLQFCLYPLGVAHANDNLEAELRVSVAGVLLMAFGIGATIGPLLAGALMAYTGPQALYLFSIAVTVLLTLLIGVGRETGTSVARPSRTGVAN from the coding sequence TTGTTCGCACTCACCAAGGCATTCGGGCCGATCTATGCCGCGACCCTGCTGATGCAGCTGGGCTCGAGCCTGCTGATGACGTACCTGGCACTGCGTCTGGATACCGCTGGCGTCGCGGAGGTCTGGGGGGGTGCCCTCATGGCCGCCAACGCACTGGGGATGGTGGTGGGAGGGCGGGTCGGTTACTGGCTGATCGCCCGTGTCTCCCACGTCCGTGCCTTCGTTGTCGGCGCAGGGGTGATCGTGTCGGCGGTGCTCAGCCATCAGCTCAGCGATTGGCTGCCACTCTGGCTTGCACTGAGGTTCATCGTCGGCACGGCAATGATGTGCCAGATGATGGTCATCGAAAGCTGGCTCAACGGCTGCGCGCCGCCGGATCGCCGAGGGGGTGCACTGTCGTTGTACATGGTGGCGAGCTACGTCGGCATGATGCTGGGGCAGCTGTTGTTGGGTCTCGACCATGGGTTGGGCGCGTTGGTGTTGTCCGGTGTGGCCATCGCCTTTGCCATCGGCATGGTGCCCATGGCCCTGCACACGGGGGCTCAGCCGAGCGCCATCAGCCAGGTGCGTATTCGGCCGATGCTCTATATCCGCAGATTGCCGCAGGCGCTGGGCACCGTCCTCGTCTCGGGACTGTTGAACGGCTGTTTCTATGGGTTGACGCCGATCTTCGCTGCGCAGTTGGGTTTCACGCCGTCGGAAGTCGGCCAGTTCATGGCGCTTGGCATCGCCGCCGGGCTCGTCGCCCAGCTTCCGCTCGGGATGCTCTCGGACCGCTATTCCCGTGTCGCGCTGATTCGGGTGATCGCGATCCTGCTATGCGTCGCCTACCTGCCCTTGGCGGTTTTCGATGCCCCAGGCGCGGGCTGGGTGATGTTGGCCGGTGCGGCCATCGGCTTCCTGCAGTTCTGCCTGTATCCACTGGGTGTCGCCCATGCAAACGACAACCTGGAAGCTGAACTGCGGGTGTCGGTGGCTGGTGTGCTGCTGATGGCCTTCGGCATTGGCGCGACCATAGGACCGCTGCTCGCGGGTGCGCTGATGGCGTACACGGGGCCGCAGGCGCTTTACCTGTTCAGTATCGCTGTGACGGTACTGCTGACTCTGCTGATCGGAGTGGGGCGGGAAACCGGCACGTCGGTGGCCAGGCCAAGCCGGACGGGCGTCGCGAACTGA
- a CDS encoding FAD-binding oxidoreductase gives MNSIVNLPNDDRSCGWYAALPEPLPAKRLSGQRTADHVVIGAGFAGLAAARRLAEHLPQSRILLVDAQRIGYGASGRNSGFVIDLPHKFALEHPDPRHKQRLLGLNRAAIDQLQTLIGRHGIDCQWSHAGKYQGAVGERGLAYLEHFEKLMADLGEPYRLVERDELAGVLGSDYYSRAIFTPGCYLMQPAALVRGLGASLPANVEVLEESPIQRLEKQAGGHWVLHGKDGSIRTPSVLLGTSIFTQEFGYLRNRLLPVMTFASWTRPLTDAEVAAVGIQADWGLTPADHAGTTVRMTQDRRLIIRNTYKHVPRYGRSVGEGTRAKIRDDHRKAFLARYPQLAGVPFTHTWGGAYAISRNFTNFFGQLDDGIVATACDNGVGAAWGTISGTLLADRVVGAQSALLSDIQTVTGMPSLNPPEPFLGMGVRTRIRWAAWNSRSEL, from the coding sequence ATGAACAGTATCGTTAACCTGCCTAATGATGACCGCAGTTGCGGATGGTATGCCGCGCTACCCGAACCCCTTCCCGCCAAGCGCCTGAGCGGCCAGCGGACGGCCGACCATGTGGTGATAGGCGCTGGCTTCGCCGGCCTGGCCGCCGCGCGGCGACTGGCCGAGCACTTGCCGCAATCGCGCATCCTGCTGGTGGACGCCCAGCGCATCGGTTATGGCGCCTCGGGCCGCAACTCGGGCTTTGTCATCGACCTGCCGCACAAGTTCGCCCTGGAGCATCCCGACCCGCGGCACAAGCAGCGTCTGCTCGGACTCAACCGGGCCGCCATCGACCAGCTGCAGACGCTGATCGGCCGCCATGGCATCGACTGCCAGTGGTCCCATGCCGGCAAGTACCAGGGCGCCGTGGGCGAACGTGGTCTCGCCTATCTCGAGCATTTCGAGAAGCTCATGGCCGATCTCGGCGAACCCTACCGGCTGGTGGAGCGGGACGAACTGGCCGGTGTGCTGGGCAGCGACTACTACAGCCGCGCCATCTTCACCCCCGGCTGCTACCTGATGCAGCCGGCCGCCCTGGTGCGCGGGCTCGGCGCGTCCTTGCCGGCGAATGTCGAGGTGCTCGAGGAGTCGCCCATCCAGCGCCTGGAGAAGCAAGCCGGCGGGCACTGGGTGCTCCATGGCAAGGATGGGTCGATCCGTACCCCGAGCGTCCTGCTGGGCACCAGCATCTTCACCCAGGAGTTCGGCTACCTGCGCAACCGCCTGCTGCCGGTCATGACCTTCGCCAGCTGGACGCGCCCGCTCACCGATGCCGAGGTCGCTGCCGTTGGCATCCAGGCCGACTGGGGCCTGACGCCCGCCGACCATGCCGGCACCACGGTGCGGATGACCCAGGACCGCCGGCTGATCATCCGCAACACCTACAAGCATGTGCCGCGTTACGGGCGCAGTGTCGGCGAAGGCACGCGGGCGAAGATCCGCGACGATCATCGCAAGGCCTTCCTCGCACGCTATCCCCAGCTCGCCGGTGTGCCCTTCACCCACACCTGGGGCGGGGCCTACGCCATCTCGCGGAACTTCACCAACTTCTTCGGCCAGCTGGACGATGGGATAGTCGCCACGGCGTGCGACAACGGCGTCGGCGCCGCCTGGGGCACCATTTCCGGAACGCTGCTGGCCGACCGGGTGGTGGGTGCGCAGTCCGCGTTGCTGAGCGACATCCAGACCGTGACCGGTATGCCTTCGCTCAATCCGCCGGAGCCTTTTCTCGGTATGGGGGTGCGTACGCGTATCCGCTGGGCGGCCTGGAACAGCAGGAGCGAGCTATGA
- a CDS encoding FAD-dependent oxidoreductase — MKKWLCIICGLIYDEALGWPDDGIAAGTRWEDVPEDWLCPDCKVGKSDFEMIEISEPVTAVAAPPSVATQPLAAAVPAGPVVIIGSGHAGYGLAQELRKANPQLDIRVLTQESGHTYSKPALSIALAQGRSAAALATESPLAVERRLGIRVYTHCRVERIDTEARRLYTSLGEMDYGQLVLASGASPVRLPIEGCAEALLSINNLQDYREFRERLEGVRRVAILGDGLIGCEFANDLASSGYQVRVIGLGAWPMERLLPEAAGQQLQQALSGLGVQWNLGTTLQRIEQGADGYRLTLADGEIVEADLVLSAVGLRPNLQLAADAGLHCGRGIKVDAALQTSSPGIFALGDCIEVDGQLLPYLAPINEGIRALARTLVGQPTAVSYPLMPVTVKTPAAPLCLLPPPVNCEGQWRCDATGDGLSAAFHDASGAMRGFVLLGRQAQQKRNAWLQSCQDIPQNVA, encoded by the coding sequence ATGAAGAAATGGCTCTGCATCATCTGTGGCCTGATCTATGACGAGGCCCTTGGTTGGCCGGACGACGGCATTGCCGCGGGCACGCGCTGGGAGGATGTGCCGGAAGACTGGCTGTGCCCGGACTGCAAGGTCGGCAAGTCCGATTTCGAGATGATCGAGATCAGCGAGCCGGTGACCGCCGTCGCCGCTCCGCCGAGCGTGGCGACGCAACCCCTGGCGGCCGCTGTGCCTGCCGGGCCGGTGGTCATCATCGGCAGCGGCCATGCCGGCTACGGCCTGGCCCAGGAGCTGCGCAAGGCCAACCCGCAGCTGGATATCCGTGTGCTGACCCAGGAGTCCGGGCATACCTACTCCAAGCCGGCGCTGTCCATTGCGCTGGCCCAGGGCCGCAGCGCGGCGGCCCTGGCGACGGAGAGCCCGCTGGCAGTGGAGCGGCGCCTGGGCATCCGCGTGTACACCCATTGCCGGGTCGAGCGAATCGATACCGAGGCCAGGCGCCTGTACACCAGCCTGGGTGAAATGGACTACGGCCAACTGGTCCTGGCCAGCGGTGCGTCACCCGTGCGGCTGCCCATCGAGGGCTGCGCCGAGGCGCTGCTGAGCATCAACAACCTGCAGGATTACCGGGAGTTCCGCGAGCGGCTGGAGGGTGTGCGCCGGGTGGCGATCCTCGGCGATGGACTGATCGGTTGCGAGTTCGCCAACGACCTGGCGAGCAGCGGCTACCAGGTGCGGGTGATAGGTCTCGGCGCCTGGCCGATGGAGCGCCTGTTGCCGGAAGCGGCGGGCCAGCAGCTGCAACAGGCGCTGTCCGGCCTCGGGGTGCAGTGGAACCTGGGCACGACCTTGCAGCGCATCGAGCAGGGGGCCGACGGTTACCGTCTGACCCTGGCCGACGGTGAGATCGTCGAGGCGGACCTGGTGCTGTCCGCCGTCGGCCTGCGGCCGAATCTGCAACTGGCTGCGGACGCCGGCTTGCACTGTGGGCGCGGCATCAAGGTGGACGCCGCGTTGCAGACCTCCAGTCCCGGCATCTTCGCGCTGGGCGACTGCATCGAGGTCGATGGGCAGTTGCTGCCTTATCTCGCGCCGATCAACGAGGGTATCCGCGCATTGGCCCGGACCCTGGTGGGCCAGCCGACCGCCGTCAGCTATCCGCTCATGCCGGTGACGGTGAAGACCCCGGCGGCACCGCTCTGCCTGCTGCCACCCCCGGTCAACTGCGAGGGGCAGTGGCGCTGCGATGCGACCGGCGATGGGCTGAGCGCGGCCTTCCATGACGCGTCCGGCGCCATGCGTGGCTTCGTCCTTCTCGGCCGCCAGGCACAACAGAAACGCAATGCCTGGCTGCAGAGCTGCCAGGACATCCCACAGAACGTGGCTTGA
- a CDS encoding aldehyde dehydrogenase family protein produces MHSIASHWLNFIDGQWTDSEQHLAVHNPGTTGLVATIAQASVADAERAVQAARRCADSGELTRPRPAQRVAWLLEIAAQIRAVVEEGAWVLCQENGKSLRDARDEFVEAARYFEYYAGMADKIEGISIPLGNGYMDFTVYDPMGVSLQIVPWNFPVSICARSLAPALAAGNAVVIKSPELSPLGLCVLLQAIERAGLPRGAVNLICGRGREVGAYLAGHREVDQIVFTGSVGTGQSILRAAAEHAIPSVMELGGKSAALVFPDADREQLVSSVRSGIFFNAGQVCSAMSRLLVHRSVYDEVVAAVVAMAEELKVGLGQDDPDLTPVISAGQLDGIQTLCRRAEEEGAVIATGGEAISGLRGHFMAPTVFRDVRPDMEIAQAEVFGPVLAVIPFDTEEEAIAIANGTEFGLVAGVFTQDLNRALRCARRLRAGQVFVNEWYAGGIETPFGGVGLSGFGREKGQEALYSYVRTKNLALRIKGE; encoded by the coding sequence ATGCATTCGATCGCCTCTCACTGGCTGAACTTCATCGATGGGCAGTGGACCGACAGCGAGCAGCATCTGGCCGTCCACAATCCCGGCACTACCGGCCTGGTCGCCACCATCGCCCAAGCCTCGGTGGCCGACGCCGAGCGGGCCGTCCAGGCGGCGCGCCGTTGCGCCGACAGCGGCGAGCTGACCCGGCCACGGCCGGCGCAGCGGGTAGCCTGGCTGCTGGAGATCGCCGCGCAGATCCGTGCGGTGGTCGAGGAGGGCGCCTGGGTGCTCTGCCAGGAGAACGGCAAGAGCCTGCGTGATGCCCGCGACGAGTTCGTCGAGGCCGCACGCTACTTCGAGTACTACGCCGGCATGGCCGACAAGATCGAAGGGATCTCGATCCCCCTCGGCAACGGCTACATGGATTTCACCGTCTACGACCCCATGGGCGTGTCCTTGCAGATCGTGCCGTGGAACTTCCCCGTGTCCATCTGCGCCCGCTCCCTGGCGCCCGCGCTGGCCGCCGGCAACGCGGTGGTGATCAAGTCGCCGGAGCTTTCGCCGCTGGGCTTGTGCGTTCTGCTGCAGGCCATCGAACGCGCCGGGTTGCCGCGCGGTGCAGTGAACCTGATCTGCGGCCGGGGCCGGGAAGTCGGCGCCTACCTGGCGGGTCATCGCGAGGTCGACCAGATCGTGTTCACCGGCTCGGTGGGTACCGGTCAGAGCATCCTGCGTGCCGCGGCGGAGCATGCCATCCCCAGCGTCATGGAGCTGGGCGGCAAGTCGGCTGCGCTGGTGTTTCCCGATGCCGATCGCGAGCAGCTCGTGAGCAGTGTCAGGAGCGGCATCTTCTTCAACGCCGGCCAGGTCTGCTCGGCCATGTCGCGCCTGCTGGTGCATCGCTCCGTCTACGACGAGGTGGTGGCTGCTGTGGTGGCCATGGCCGAGGAGCTGAAGGTCGGCCTGGGCCAGGACGACCCGGACCTGACGCCGGTGATATCGGCGGGACAGCTCGACGGTATCCAGACCCTGTGCCGGCGCGCCGAGGAAGAGGGCGCGGTGATCGCCACCGGCGGCGAAGCGATCAGTGGCCTGCGTGGGCATTTCATGGCGCCGACGGTGTTCCGCGATGTTCGCCCGGACATGGAGATCGCCCAGGCCGAGGTCTTCGGGCCGGTGCTGGCGGTCATTCCCTTCGATACCGAGGAGGAGGCCATCGCCATCGCCAACGGCACCGAGTTCGGGCTGGTGGCCGGGGTCTTCACCCAGGACCTCAACCGTGCCTTGCGTTGCGCCCGGCGCCTGCGGGCCGGCCAGGTATTCGTCAACGAATGGTACGCGGGCGGGATCGAAACGCCGTTCGGCGGGGTGGGGCTGTCCGGCTTCGGTCGGGAGAAGGGCCAGGAGGCGCTCTACAGCTACGTCCGCACCAAGAACCTGGCACTGCGGATCAAGGGCGAGTGA
- a CDS encoding aromatic ring-hydroxylating dioxygenase subunit alpha — MTSTAPCLIPTHALETVLAPIHQAHGLTNEFYTEQRYFELERDHVLGRNWACIGFASDLPKNSYVKPVDFMGLPLLMMRNREGVVQVFHNVCSHRGVKLVQQAGEVQGVIRCPYHSWTYDLNGGLKGTPHVGGINQHKDERFACEKHGLKALRSAIWMDMVFINLSGDAPALEEQLAPLTERWTQFLGTDGMGQLRREANSGAMSIEVNCNWKLAVENYCEAYHLPWVHPSLNSYSRLEDHYNIMFDQFAGQGSHAYNLSDVAGTHLPIFPSWPTDRLRTAEYVAFFPNVLLGIQADHAFAMMLEPIAPGKTVEHLRLFYVGDEALDSRFEMARKAVMESWRVVFAEDIASVEGMQMGRSSPGYNGGAFSPEMDLPTHYFHKWAAEQLLQSAQNA; from the coding sequence ATGACTTCGACCGCTCCCTGCCTCATTCCGACCCATGCCCTGGAAACCGTCCTGGCTCCCATCCATCAGGCGCACGGCCTGACCAACGAGTTCTACACCGAGCAGCGCTACTTCGAGCTGGAGCGGGACCATGTGCTCGGCCGCAACTGGGCCTGCATCGGTTTTGCCAGCGACCTGCCGAAGAACAGCTATGTGAAGCCGGTGGACTTCATGGGCCTGCCGCTGCTGATGATGCGCAACCGCGAAGGTGTGGTTCAGGTCTTCCACAACGTCTGCAGCCATCGCGGCGTGAAGCTGGTGCAACAGGCGGGCGAAGTGCAGGGCGTGATCCGCTGCCCCTACCACTCCTGGACCTATGACCTGAACGGCGGCCTGAAAGGCACGCCGCACGTCGGCGGCATCAACCAGCACAAGGACGAGCGCTTCGCCTGCGAGAAGCACGGCCTGAAGGCCCTGCGCAGCGCCATCTGGATGGACATGGTGTTCATCAACCTGTCCGGTGACGCCCCTGCCCTGGAAGAGCAGCTCGCGCCGCTGACCGAGCGCTGGACCCAGTTCCTCGGCACCGATGGCATGGGCCAGCTGCGCCGCGAGGCCAACAGTGGCGCCATGAGCATCGAGGTCAACTGCAACTGGAAGCTGGCGGTGGAGAACTACTGCGAGGCCTACCACCTGCCGTGGGTCCATCCGAGCCTGAACAGCTACTCGCGCCTGGAAGACCACTACAACATCATGTTCGACCAGTTCGCCGGCCAGGGCAGCCACGCCTACAACCTGTCGGATGTCGCCGGCACCCACCTGCCGATCTTCCCCTCCTGGCCGACCGACCGCCTGCGCACGGCGGAGTACGTCGCCTTCTTCCCCAACGTCCTGCTGGGCATCCAGGCGGACCACGCCTTCGCCATGATGCTGGAGCCGATCGCACCCGGTAAGACCGTCGAGCACCTGCGTCTCTTCTACGTAGGCGACGAGGCCCTCGACAGCCGCTTCGAGATGGCGCGCAAGGCCGTCATGGAATCCTGGCGCGTGGTCTTCGCCGAGGACATCGCCTCGGTGGAAGGCATGCAGATGGGCCGCTCCTCGCCGGGCTACAACGGCGGTGCGTTCTCGCCGGAAATGGACCTGCCCACCCACTACTTCCACAAGTGGGCGGCCGAGCAACTGCTTCAATCCGCGCAGAACGCCTGA
- a CDS encoding BCCT family transporter, giving the protein MRAESGLLKGLNPPVTVTSIITVVLFVLFCALMDERAAHAFESASTFILNNFKWYYLALVSGALGLLIWISVSRFGTLKLGAHDDEPEFSFASWIAMLFSAGMGIGLIFWSVAEPMLHYAENPFAKGLTDEAASIAMRITLFHWGLHPWAIFSLIGLSLAYFAYRKGLPLALRSLLYPLIGDRIYGWIGHTVDIMGVAITAFGVSQSLGLGVAQINTGLHQVFGLPISIALQLSIILVVTIIASISLLAGLSKGMKRISTLNMYISFALMLVVLAIGPTRYILNLMFESTGDYVQNLVGLSLWMDTQKDTQWQNWWTAFYWPWWMTWGPFVGLFIARISKGRTIRELIVGALVVPTLVTILWMSVFGGAALKHEQTERQQYEKAAASAELVQEKAKFEGGSILLATQKEATAAMFTLLEKLDGPAVGGALSILVCLLLAVHFVTTADAGTQVLCTLNALGSTNPPNWIRLLWCILEGAVAAGLLLAGGLKAIQMASIVVGLPIAILMMVMSYTLIRSLRQESFNGQTSLPPGGRVPVQEHSQEGVSPLRGPVLGGAAAATSLTAQRAG; this is encoded by the coding sequence ATGCGTGCAGAATCGGGCCTTCTCAAAGGCCTCAACCCCCCTGTCACGGTGACATCGATCATCACCGTGGTGCTGTTCGTGCTGTTCTGCGCGCTCATGGACGAGCGAGCCGCCCACGCCTTCGAATCAGCGTCGACCTTCATCCTCAACAACTTCAAGTGGTACTACCTGGCCCTGGTGAGCGGCGCCCTCGGCCTGTTGATCTGGATCTCGGTCAGCAGGTTCGGCACCTTGAAGCTGGGTGCCCATGACGACGAACCGGAGTTCAGCTTCGCTTCCTGGATCGCCATGCTGTTCAGCGCCGGCATGGGTATCGGGCTGATCTTCTGGTCCGTCGCCGAACCGATGCTGCATTACGCCGAGAACCCCTTCGCCAAGGGACTGACGGACGAAGCGGCGAGCATCGCGATGCGGATAACCCTGTTCCACTGGGGCCTGCATCCCTGGGCGATCTTCTCCCTGATCGGCCTGAGCCTGGCCTACTTCGCCTATCGCAAGGGCTTGCCCCTGGCCCTGCGGTCCTTGTTGTATCCGCTGATCGGCGACCGGATCTACGGATGGATCGGTCATACGGTGGACATCATGGGCGTCGCGATAACGGCGTTCGGCGTGTCCCAGTCGCTCGGCCTGGGGGTCGCGCAGATCAACACCGGCCTTCACCAGGTATTCGGGCTGCCCATCAGCATCGCCCTTCAGCTGTCCATCATCCTGGTGGTCACCATCATCGCGTCCATATCGCTCCTGGCAGGCCTGTCCAAGGGGATGAAGCGGATCTCGACGCTGAACATGTACATCTCGTTCGCGTTGATGCTGGTCGTCCTCGCCATCGGCCCGACCCGCTACATCCTCAACCTCATGTTCGAATCCACCGGGGACTATGTGCAGAACCTGGTGGGCCTGAGCCTCTGGATGGACACCCAGAAGGACACCCAATGGCAGAACTGGTGGACCGCCTTCTACTGGCCCTGGTGGATGACCTGGGGGCCGTTCGTGGGCCTGTTCATCGCGCGGATCTCCAAGGGCCGCACCATTCGGGAACTCATAGTCGGAGCCCTGGTGGTTCCTACCCTGGTCACTATCCTGTGGATGTCCGTGTTCGGCGGCGCCGCACTGAAGCATGAGCAGACTGAGCGGCAGCAATACGAGAAAGCGGCCGCGAGCGCCGAGCTCGTTCAGGAAAAGGCCAAGTTCGAAGGGGGTTCCATCCTCCTCGCCACCCAGAAGGAAGCCACCGCGGCCATGTTCACCCTGCTTGAAAAGCTGGATGGTCCGGCCGTGGGCGGCGCCCTCTCCATACTGGTCTGCCTGCTGCTGGCCGTGCACTTCGTCACCACCGCCGATGCCGGTACGCAAGTACTCTGCACGCTGAACGCCCTGGGCAGCACCAACCCGCCCAACTGGATCAGGCTGCTCTGGTGCATCCTGGAAGGTGCGGTCGCCGCCGGGTTGCTCCTGGCGGGCGGGCTCAAGGCCATCCAGATGGCGAGCATCGTCGTCGGCCTGCCAATCGCGATCCTGATGATGGTCATGAGCTACACCCTGATTCGCAGCCTGCGGCAGGAGTCGTTCAACGGCCAGACCAGCCTACCCCCGGGTGGCCGTGTACCCGTTCAGGAGCATTCCCAGGAGGGTGTCTCGCCACTGCGCGGACCAGTACTGGGCGGGGCCGCTGCGGCAACATCGTTGACCGCACAACGGGCCGGCTGA
- a CDS encoding LysR substrate-binding domain-containing protein: MKIQPLPPLNSLLAFESAARHLSFTHAAKELNVTQGAISRQIRLLEDYLGKTLFERTTRSIALTPTGTQYHETVRDCLLHLARSTGEIRQWRGDQQVTVATSTAMASLWLLPKVAEFQSQHEEIDLRIVALDHVKDYSRLDCDLALYYCSTPPKDMEVTPLFSEEIYLVCSPSYLARNPQISSVEGLSSCTWLWLEDSQRDWIGWPEWLKRLGHEPVIPRHRVNINSYSMLIQSAVSGQGVALAWNRLVDDPLSTGSLVRPNDQVLQTDAKFCLLEPLHSRGPRHSVKLFRDWLMGLPSVQGQ; the protein is encoded by the coding sequence GTGAAAATCCAGCCTCTCCCGCCTCTGAACAGCCTGCTCGCCTTTGAATCCGCTGCCCGTCATTTGAGCTTCACCCATGCCGCCAAGGAACTGAACGTCACCCAGGGGGCGATCAGTCGCCAGATCCGCCTGCTCGAGGATTATCTCGGCAAGACGCTGTTCGAGCGGACCACCCGAAGCATCGCGTTGACGCCCACAGGTACCCAGTATCACGAGACGGTTCGTGACTGCCTGCTCCATCTCGCCCGTTCAACCGGTGAGATCCGGCAATGGCGCGGGGACCAGCAGGTAACGGTAGCCACCAGTACGGCAATGGCCTCGCTCTGGCTACTGCCCAAGGTTGCGGAGTTCCAGAGCCAGCACGAGGAGATCGACTTGCGGATCGTCGCGCTCGATCACGTGAAGGACTATTCCCGACTCGATTGCGACCTGGCGTTGTACTACTGCAGCACGCCGCCCAAGGATATGGAGGTGACACCGCTCTTTTCGGAAGAGATCTATCTGGTCTGCAGCCCGAGCTACCTGGCCAGGAACCCCCAGATTTCATCCGTCGAAGGGCTTTCGTCCTGCACCTGGCTATGGCTTGAAGACTCGCAGCGGGACTGGATCGGTTGGCCCGAGTGGCTCAAGCGTCTCGGACATGAGCCGGTGATCCCCAGGCACCGGGTCAATATCAATAGCTACAGCATGCTGATCCAGTCGGCGGTGAGCGGGCAGGGCGTGGCGCTCGCCTGGAACAGGCTCGTCGACGACCCCCTGAGCACGGGAAGCCTCGTGCGGCCGAACGATCAGGTGCTACAGACCGATGCGAAGTTCTGCCTGTTGGAGCCCCTTCATTCGCGTGGTCCACGACACAGCGTGAAGTTGTTCCGCGACTGGCTCATGGGGCTGCCCTCCGTTCAAGGGCAGTGA